The DNA region GTCAGCCTCTTTTGGTTGGCCAGGTTACTGCACCCATGTtgttgagaggggttgtttctcaacattatctattatttatactatttctcttttcgaaaaaaaatatatgttgtGGAGTTTActgatatctgatttaaatctatgttgttgatatctgaattaaatttatgttgttggatatatgtcgttatttatcttgaattaagttgctagcttatgtgccatgttatgcacttaaatttgaatagcatgtttttatcttttatatgtggtaattgtatggagttaaccctttctgcttgctacttgttgtttgggcgcttaacgctattaggcgatggagaatcttcgatggagtTTAACCTTTGTGCGAGCtggagatgaggacttgaagaaatgtggaagactcgaagaatagagtcgagtgtagggctagagccttgAGATAGAGAGCTTACCATTATTGGTTAAAGCTTGCATAATGTTTTTAGGAAgttatatttgaggtttcgggtaaGTTCCGGTGTTTTGCTTTCCTACGGTTCCtcgatgtggagatcgtagagagtatgtcggatttatggtttcattgcataatagattcTTTGTTGGATCTGTTTCTACTTGTTAGGTTTTATAGGTTGTGTTTCCTTCGTCCTTACCTTCAGGTACTTGCCTTGTTTAAGGCTAGATGTAATTTGATTATAGTTGGGTGtaggcatgacatgttttggaaatactttgagaagaaaaaaataatactcgtgtttataaattcttttggaaaacattgcatatttattttagcaggttactatggtgacccccgaaattcggggcgttacacagaCCACATACCAAACGAGCCCATAATTCAAGCTCCCTTCTtgtattattattgtttatttttctaCGGTGACCAAAAGTTACGTCATGGATTGAGATTTTTATtagtttaatataaaaaaatataataaaagattatatattataatataataatataaacaattatttataataataaaattattaaatataatatttttcatgTTAATAGTCAATTTAACTATTAACTAACATGCGTTACAAAATTAATACTTTTGCACACCTTCAAAAGTCTTCTCTATAAATAAGAATATCAAAAGAATAGAACATCGAAATAAGGGTAAAAATGGTGAAACCACAGGTTATGGCAGGTGTGGATTTCATCAGTAATCTTCATGATTCCCTTCTGATTGCTATCATTTCTCTCCTTCCGAGCACCGAAGCTGCGAGAACAAGTGTTCTTTCCAAGCGATGGAAAACGATCTGGAAGGACTGTCCCCACATCAGCTTCGATCAAAGACAAATGTTGAAGAGTTTGATAGAAAATTATCTGCAATATACAAATTCGCGCAAGCGTCTTTGCAGAGCCATAAGTCGTAAGGTACAATGATAAagatattataaattaattttattgatatttaCTTAATACACGTTCTTATGATAATCAGGGTATTGTATTTTAGTCTGGATTTTAACTACTCAAACTCTCTAGTGAAAGAATTAGAATTTTAGATTAGGATAATTTTTGTGTGTTTATGTGGCTGGGTTGAATCCTATTTTGGTTGATCTCGCCGCCGTAGACCCCAATGTAGGCGTCTCTCGTGATTGTTTGATGCTTGTTTTGGGTATTTGGTTATTGGGGTTGTATTATCCATGCTAGTGGTTTTGTGAGTTTGAAGGATTTTATTTGGGTTTGGGCTGTTGGGTTTGAGTTTGTTTGCTGGAGTTTCTTGTaacctgaattttttttttggatggtTATTTGGTTGATCTTGTAACCTGACTTTTTTTGGACGAATTCTTCTGATGCTTTAAAAAATGTTAATCTGCAgacataaaaatatttatatattaaaggAGGTGCtagatatataatatatatacatatataattgATGCACCTTTTCtttgtaacaattttttttttcaaatgggTAATGACAGAATCCTCTAAAAAAGGAAGAAGATATGGATGCAATTGCTGAAGCAGCCATGTTAATTAACTTGGGTGTGGATGCTTACTTTGGCTTGAAAAGTTGTAGGATTCGACATTTGCCAGAGAGCTGCATTAGTGGCGAAGTTGAGGCATGGATGAGGAAGCTTTTGGAGAAAGGGGTGAGAAAGATTTCAATGGAGCGAGAACCTGATTGTGTGATTTCTCAGCAACAACtaagtgaatttgaaatttatATTAGGGGGAAAATTGATTTACCATTTAATATTTTCTCAGGTTTTGAGGTTCTTGAGTTAAAGAACTATTATCTTAAAACTTCACCCTCGAGAAATCCTCCCCAAATTCTAAAAGCCCTAACCCTTAGTGACGTGAATGTGTCACCAGATGATTTTCAAAAGATTCTTTCTCATTGTTTATCTCTTGAAAACTTAACCCTAGAGAAGTGTCATGTTGAGAATATTATGATCCGGAGTCCAAGTCTCAAATTTCTTAAAATTTGTGACATGTTTCTATTAGAGCTTGTGGTTTTTGCAGTTAACATTGAGGTCATGGAGATTGATATGATTTTTTGCAATGCTAAGAAACTGGTTTTTAAGACTCCAAAACTTCAGGTTCTCTCTTCTTCCTATGAtatgaagaaggaagagatTAATTTTTCTCCAATTCGAGACCATCTTTTGACGGCAAAGGAGGTTCTAGAAATTTCAAGTGGCAATCTGGTGAGTGTTTTACTCTTTATTTACTCCACATGATATTTTAGTGATAAAAATGTGTTGTATGTATATAGTTACATTAGTATTAATAGGGTTCTAGTCCAATAATTTAAATTACAATTTCCTCAAGATTAATTTGATCCAATTACACCTTATATGAGTTATCCCTATTTAGTTAAAATGTTGTTGATGCAATTCCTAATTTCAAACCTTAAGTTAcactaattaattttaaaattcttgTGTAAACCTTAAACCTTTATTTCATCGAGAAGAAAAAATGTTcgataaaaaaatttcaaaacttttAACACAATGAATTTAAATGTTTAGTGCTTGTTAATTATATTAACGAGTAGCACTACTGAAACGTCTAAGAACAACCCTTTTGAACCCTTTTGAATGTATTTAAATTGTATAAAAGCTTTGACTATGATTTTTAGATTGTGTAGAATTACTatgtttattaatattttttccatttatttcatatatatttttttatctcaGATCCCTCAAGGTTCAAAAACGGATAGTGTAGTTGGGAATCTGACAACTCTCAATATCGATTTAGATttgaaaaatatcaaaaatGCCACAGTTCTCTCATCGGCCCTTAAAACATGTTATAAGTTGGAGAATCTTGAAATTAATAGTCAGGTGAGATCATGATTACTTCATCCATATTCTTATTAAATTTCCATTTATAGTTAAGTGCATTTCATTACCCAGTTTCCCCCTTATATAGGTTGATGATGATTATGGTGAGGTGTATAATCAGAATGAAGATGATGGTCTACCTTTCCACAAACATTTCTTTTGGCAAAGGGAGTTCTCTCAAGGTATCTGTCACAATCTTAAGACCCTCTGCATAAAGGGATTTATTGGTAGAGATTTTGAAGTGGAATTCGTAAAATACATAATAACAAATGTAGAAACGATGGAGAAGATTACAATTTGGTGTGTTGATGGTAGCACATGGGCTGAAGCAACAACAACATTGTGTTTGCTAACATTTCCGAAGGCCTCTGCCAAATTATCCATTACTCTGAAACCTGGTGTGGAGTACATGACCAAATTTGGCCGAAGCTTTGAAAAGTGGGTTTCAACTTTAAAAGACTAGAAATTATCGCTAAATGAGATAAATGTATTTGTTTTGAACTCTACAAACAAGTTTGTTTCTGATTTTTTATGGTGTAATCTTCATGAATTTGTTTTATATGTTTATGCATATTAGTTATGCAAGTAATGAACTATTGCATAAACTTTTATACCGTAAGATAAACTCTTGCATGAATATTTAGGTAACTAAAGACTATTTACATAGTCCTCATAAACTTTTATActataagataaactcaaataagatCTTCCACACGGAGCCTTAATATCTTTTCTAATTAGATACAATAGCTCGGCTCATAAATGGGAGAAGAATTAGATGAATTGTACGTTTATTCGACAAAGTGAGAAATACAGATGGTACACTACCATATTTTATTTTCGGAAATCCTAATATATTAGTAAAGATGGAACAAACTAAGCGCAAGAATAGGACAAatgggataaaaaaaaaaaatcttcaaccATACATAAGAATACACAACTCGTCCTATAAAGAGAAATCAACAATAGCTATTAGCTACCCTaacccaaaaagaaaaagaaaaaactcaaGGAAGCAAAGTTTGGATCTACCAAATCATGAATAGACttgtaccatttttttttttcataaatgatATCACTAAAACATCAATCTAGTTTGATTTTTGGGACACCTTTAAAACAAGTAACTTGTAGTTTGATGCTCCGAATAATTCAAGGTTTGATGCTGGTAAATTGTTTAACAGTAGCATAAACTTAGATTATTATATAGGATATGCATTAATGTATCTATGCCGTTAAATAAGACTAACATGGATGTACAATATGGGAAACAGAAGAACTTGATCTAGGAGACACACTACAATAAGCCTCAAAAGGCATTGATGGGATAATTACACGAACAAGGAAACACGAACAAAGAAAAGCTAAAAGTAAAGACATTACTACAATGGTGGCAgcacaataaaaacaaaagaaaactgAAGTGTAAGTTCTGAGCTAGAAGACCCAGTTGTAGTTATTTTCTCCTAAAATGGCACCAGCTATGTAATAATACTATGCTATGTGTATGTAAACTGTAAAGCATGTCATGGTCCCCTAATGCTGTCATCATGGGATGAAGAGCTTCCCACTCCAAGAAAGTCTATGAAGGAAACAACACCCTTTTGCTTGAGATTAAGATTAAGAGGTTCAGTTTGTTCTTGCTCATGATGCTTACAAGAGTTGCAGCATGTGATGGAGTCCTCAGTTCTGTTGCCATAATTAGTGTATGAGAATTTTGGAAGAGGATCAACCTTACCAATACTAGGAAGGCTTGGTGCAGTGAAGCTTTTGTATGTGCCAAGAATCCAAGAACCTACAAATGCAGGACTAGCATTTGAAATTTTTTCCAAATCAAATGGTTTAACTTTCTCTCCAACACATGAAGAAACACTTGAGTCTTTGTGAGCCTTGCTTGATGTGATGGTTGAAGAACTACTTGTTAGAGTCAAAGGAGTTGTTGGTGCCTGTGAGTTATAAGGCACATAAAAAATTTCAGTGTTTTTGAAGTTCTGTGAGTTGAAATTGATTCTTGAAATGTGGCCAAATTTGTCACCAAACAGTGtccttctctctttcttccttcttctggcCATTAGTCCATGGAAATAATTCTTGACTGCATTGTCAGTTCTTCCAGGGAAGTATCTGGCTATGGAAGCCCATTGGTTTCCCTTAACCTTGTTAAGTGATAGCAGcttttcttcctcctcatcaGTGAAGGGAAATTTAATTATGTTTGGGTTTAGTTGATTGTACCACCTCAATCTGCAGCTTTTCCCTATGTATACACAAAACATAATGAAGAATTTCacccaaacaaaaacaaattgacatagaaaaggaaaagacaaaaaaataatgataaataaattacctGATCTTCCTTCAAGATGTTCAGAAATAAAATTCCAGTTCTGTGCACCATGTTGATTCACAAGTTGCCTTAGTTTCTCATCTTCAAGGGGTCTCCAGTGATCTCTGTAGCAACTTTGTTTCCTCTCATTGTTACTGCTGCTGCTTCTGGACCTTACCATGTTATAGATGTTGAACAATATGTAGAGAGGGGTACAGTATAGATGAAAAGAACGTTCTTTGTTCTTATAGGGTTATATAGATAGATGAAAAGTCCCTCTATACTGTTTGGGTGTATAAATATAATTACTTGTGTATTGGGTAAAGTCTCACTTCAGCAAGCATGCTTAGTTTGTGATTGTTCAAGTTTGGAAGCATTTTTGTATCATGCAGTTTACTAAGGGTAAAGATTAGGAAGTTCATTAATGCATGTTTAGAGTGATCAGGTAGCTGCTGCATGCTGTCAGAAATAGCAATTGACCTGAGGTCACATTCATGCAATTGGGATTTTTGTAGTAGCCTTTACCAATTGTACAAGTGTAGTCATTATACAAATATGGGAAGAAACAAGTTTTCATTTTCCAAGACTTTCATCATTGTGTTGGACTCATGCTTTTTGGACCATCTAAAATGTGATCATAACAAGAAATCCTGAAATTAAACCAGCAAAgacaattttttgaaaaaaatagaaatactTCAATTTTGTTCAGTATTTATGTATATTCATAATAATAAAAAGCCAATTTTATATAAAGTAAATAAAATCTAAATAAATCTATAAGCAGATGCAGTGcacaaaatgaaaatagaaaagtaCCCAAATAAAATTAAAGGTCAACGGTCAACTACCTCTTAATAGATTTGCCTCCTTTCTAACCCTGTAATTATCTCTTCTGACGTGTTATCTTCTGTAATTTCCTTGGCGTTAGAGCTTTCTGTCCATTCGTTTCTCCCTCTCTTCTTACCCGAACAGCAAACAAGGACCATTTCAATCCTAACCTCAGgaatttttagaaaaaatagttaacaaaaataaaataataatagtagTTAATAACCATAGAAACTAAAATAGTGAACAGGAAATtaattagaaaattaaaaagaaaaacaaaaaacaaagcgGATAATTCTCCAATGTTGTCTTGTCGTCATTTATCATTCTGAAAAGCTCGTTTTGCCTTTTTGTTTTCTCTGAGGGAAACCATAACCGTCTTCACAACAATCATAATGGAAAACGACAAGAACCTTTCTGAGAATTCTGACAGTTTCGCTCGCAAAGACGAGGACACTATCGCCGGTGATGCCCCGCCGGTCCCGGAACATGCAGATAATGTTGATGCCAAATCGGAAGGCGAAACTGAAAAACCTGCAGATGCAGATCATGTTCAGGGAGAGCCAGAAGAGGAAGCAACCGTTGAGGTTCCACCAGAAACTCCTCCTCCAAGCCTTGAGAAGGTTTCAGAAGACATTGATCTGTTTTTGGCCAACAATGATAACAAAAGTACAGAGATCCCTGATTTCGTTGACAGGTTCATGGATCTGGCTGAAGAGAAGGTCGCCAAGTTTGAATCAGGAGGTGAAGCCAAATTGGGCGAGAATGCGGAAGAAGATTCGGTTCTGTTTGAAGCTGTGAATCGCATTTCAAAGCTTATGAAATCGGTGAACGCAGAGTCTCAACAACCGGAGGAGAAAGAGGTAAAAGGGGAAAAtgaagaaacagaagaagaatcagaaaagaaagagattGATGAGAAAAAGTGTAGCAAAAAGGATTTATTGGTTAACCGCATCGGCGCGATTCATCAGCGGGTGATGTCCTATTTGGAGGAGGAGTTCCGGCTGATAATGGAAGAATGcagaaaagaaaccaaatcgGAACCCGGCAGTGGCAGCAACGATCCCAAAGGGAAGAATGTGGCTGAACCGTCGGATTCCGAAGCTGTTGAGACGGTTACGGATTTCCCGGGTTTCCCGGAGGAGGCCGTTACGAGTTTGAACAAGATAGCGCGGGAGATGATATCAGGCGGTTATGAAGCCGAATGCTGCCATGTGTACGCAATTTCGAGGAAGCTTGCGTTCGAGGAGAGCCTGAGAAAGTTCGGGTACGAGAAGATCAGTGCCGATGAGGTCCAGAAGATACAGTGGGAGACATTGGAGAGGGAGATCCCAACGTGGATCAACACATTCAAGGAATGCACCGCCGTGTGGTTCCCTGGCGAGAGGAAACTGGCGGAGTCCGTGTTTGCTGAGAACCCCGATGCGGCGGGGAGCCTCTACGGGAGCCTCTCCCGTAGCGTGGCGGTGCAGCTTCTCAACTTTGCAGAGAGCGTGGCGATGACGAAGCGCGCAGGTGAGAAGCTCTTCAAGCTTCTTGACATGTATGAGGCCCTCCGGGACGCGATTCCCAAACTGGAGAATCTCTTCCCGGAGGACATCATGGACGAGGTGAAGGCGGAGATGACGTTGGCGAAGTGCAGGCTCGGCGAGGCGGCGGTGTTGATATTTTGCGAGCTGGAGAATTCTATCAAGTCTGAAACTGGGAGAACCCCGGTTGCCGGCGGTGCTGTCCACCCTCTGACACGGTACATCATGAACTACCTCCGCTTGGCTTGTGAATACAAGGACACGCTGGAGGAGGTATTCAAGGAGCATTCGAAAATCGAGCGTGCCGACTCTACAAGCAGGCCTCACTACGACGAGGGTGATCACCAAAATGAGAACAATCAGAGGCatggagagaaagaaaaggCGTCGCCGTTCGCGACGCAACTGATGAGGGTGATGGAGCTGCTGGATTCAAATCTTGAAGGGAAGGCCAAGCTGTACAAGGAGGTTGCACTAAGCTGCATCTTCATGATGAACAACGGGAGATACATTGTCCAGAAAATCAAAGGCTCCGCTGAGATCTACCAGGTGATGGGAGAGACATGGACTCGGAAGAGATCCTCAGAGCTGAGAACCTACCACAAGAACTACCAGATTGAGACATGGAGCAAGATTCTCGGGTGCTTGAGCCCCAAAGGATTGAATGATAACGGGAAGGTGCAGAAGCCAATGCTGAAGGAGAGGTTCAAGACTTTCAATACTTTGTTTGAGGATATTCACAAGACGCAAAGCACGTGGGTGGTGAGTGACGAGCAGCTTCAGTCGGAGCTGAGGGTTTCGATTTCATCGCTGGTGATTCCGGCGTACCGGTCTTTTCTGGGGCGATTCTCGCAGTATTTGGACCCGGGGAGGCAAACAGAGAAGTACATTAAGTACCAGGCTGAAGATATAGAGAATTACATTGATGAGTTGTTTGATGGGAACCCTCACCATCAGGGCAATTCAAGAAAGAAAGCATAGATATCGTAATGAATGTATGGCATTACGTTTAATCAATCATCTTCGAAGAGGATCAAACAGCTGAAACATTTGTGTGCTCTCTTTGCAATTTGTTATGAGTGACCGTAGGCCGTGTCGTGCACGTGCGTGTTGAAGCTTTCCTTTGTGATTCTGTTGTTACTGAAGACATGACCACCTAGTGAAGCTTTCCTATGGGTCATTCattcagatatatatatatatatatatatatatatatatatatatattgtggcCTTTCTTTGTATACAGGATTTCATTAGCGTTTAGCAAGGGCGAGTTTCTCTCTTGTATTCAAACTTTTTCATATCATTTTAaataggggttgtctaaatgacccatatTCAATTTTGGGTTATATCACCCATGACCTTGTTGTACCAGTTATAATCTGACACGTGTCATCTTATTATCCACATCACttctaatattttattttcgtaatatatattttattatttaatttaattgcaCAATAATCCCTACCAATTTATTTAATAGCTTAGTAATCcttctattttaaatatatcCCCATTCCCTGTTCACGTTCTTCTCTGGTTCGTTCTTCCTTTCCTTTCGCCGGCGGCTATGCAAATAATCACGGCTAAAAACAAGTTTTCTTGTTGTGATTGATCAACGGTAAGTAAAGATAGAATCGTTCATATTTCAAAGCCTAATTACAAGGCCTTTCGTGTTTCCCAAAATTGGTGAAAAGAGCACATAATCACTCTTGCTGTTTATCTGGAGTCACATGGGTATATTTTGTCGgccttttctattttaaaaatGAACTTAATTTTCACCACCTCTgctatattttaattttcatgCTGGTGTGTTTGCTTCCATTGAAAATTTTCTGCAATAAAAATGAACTTAATTTTCACAACCTAGCGTGGTGCGGTGGTGGATCTCCGGCAGTCTAGCCCGCTTCTCCAACCAGCATGCTGATTTCGTTTTCCTCTTCTCCTTATGTCCTTGTTGATTTGGTTCGtttttcttgaattcagttgtTTACCAGTTCAATTTTTCCATACTGTTTTTATTTCAGTGGTTGAATATTGTGTCCATGGAATTTTAAGACTTTAATCTGAGTCTAGTTTCTTTTCTGCAATTGTGGTGTTACATTTCTACATTTGTACAAACTGATTTTTATGATGCCCTTAAGCTGTTTGATGAAATGCTTCATTGAAGTGTCTTCGTTTAATTACTTTGTAGTCAGTTTGGTGTCAATCCGGGCACTGAGTTTCGATGAAGCTAACAAGTATGGTTGTTTTTTTTGTACAAACTAGTATGGATTCGAGCAGCACGGCCGATATGTGGGAATTCCGCGACAATGTGCTTGATTCTGAAGGCTTTAAAGTCAGAATGAAACACATGGAAAGCAAGTCTTCCTATATGTGCAAGGAATTGCTTGATCAAAGCCATGAAACTTTCAGGTCTTCTCACGACAAGAGGGAGAGTATGTCTGATAGATCTCGGTATGTACAGGATAGGGTGGATTATGGTGACCATCACCATCTTGCCAATGACTTGTCTGAAGGTGAGAATGAATTCAATTCGACTTCATCTGCAAAAGTCTCTGATGATGTGATGTTTGATAGGTCTCTTGCTGAAGCAACATACCTTCTAAAAGAAGCAAAAGAGTTTGTAAAGGGTAGATATGATGAAAAGCAAGCTGAAATCCTGTTATGCAGGTCTGCAAACTTACTATCCAAAGCTGTGGACTTGAAACCAATGAGTTTATTGGCAGTGGGACAGTTAGGGAACACTTATCTTCTACATGGAGAATTAAAGTTGAAGGTTAGCCGTGAACTTAGAACTCTTATTTCAGGAAGAATCCAATCATCATCTAGCAAACATAGTAGAATACTGAATGATCTGCCAAATAATATTACCCAGTGAAGAAGAAGTTACACAATTGCTTATTGATGTGTGTGAAGAGTGTGAAGAGCTACTAGTGGAGGCAGGTAGAAAGTGTAGGTTGGCATTGTCAATTGATGCAAATGATGTGAGAGCCCTCTATAACTGGAGCCTTGCTCTCTCTTTCCGTGGCCAATTGATAGCGGATATTGGGCCGGTATGCATTATTATCTTGACATCGTTAAATTTACCTGTTTCAGCTCTTTAATCGCTCAGTTGATTATATGTCAAAATGCTACTTCCTTTCATGTGTACTTAGCTGCAATGACCTGTGTACAATTTAATAAGCAGCTAAATTGATTCTAGAAATTGGTTACTTAGTTGTTTTATTTGATACTAAAGCTTCTGGAACTTTAGTGTTTGCTTGACACAGATTATTCTGCCAGTTAGCATGCTGCATGTTTATCACTTTATAAGGCAAAGAAAGCATCACAACTATTAAACTCAATCAATGGTTGTCATGCTTACTTTATACCCTAAAGTGACTCCACTCACTTAAAAGAACCaaattctttatttttcgaatGTAAGCAATTCTAAATCTTTTTAAAACATCTTTAGATGCTGATTAATTAccagtaaaaattaatatttgagAACCAATTTCAAGTCATTTAATGTCATGAAAATCTATAGAGGATCTTATAATTTGGGCTTTACTTTCTGCGAAACATTGGATTTTCCTTGTATTTACCAAAACACAATATTGTTAATCAAAATTTTACACTTCCATCATAATAAGTATCAGCTATACCAAATCACCTTCCATGTGAATGAACCTTTGTATATACCTATATTCAAATCCTATTCTATGTCTGTTGTACTTATGTATTGAGTTTAAATGCTTCTGCATTTATTTTTCCTTAACAGAACAGTACCATGTTTTGTTATTCCTTTGTGCTTTCTTAGTCGGTTCTGTTTTTTTAATTCTAGGTACTGTTCTGTTACTTTTTATTTGTACTATCTACTCACTTGTAAGAGTTTGTTTCCAATATATATTTGCAGTGGGACTAGACTGGATTGCAGATCACTGTGGGGTTCCTGTTGTTGAAGAATGGAGAATGCAAATGTACAATGTCGTGTCTAAGAACAAGCTCGTGCAGTGGGACTACACTACAGTAGTATTGCAGTGGGACTACACTACAATAGCTAGATTGAAAACAAGTGTAGATTTTATTTGTGTGTCATAGCTTGTTTTGTGGCCTTTGTGCACAATGTACATCATCTTTCTATCAAGTCTCAAATTATATTCAATGAATAAAGCTTATGCACCTTTGATTAATATCTATTGTCGGAGCTTTTTTGATGTGCACCTTTTTTTTACAAATGGGAAACAAAATGAAATAGTTTccgaaaattagaaaataaaaggtCATGAAGGGAGGTTCAGATTAAATAACCTTATGTCAAGACTGAAAatgtagaaagaaaaaaaaggatgcAAGT from Lotus japonicus ecotype B-129 chromosome 2, LjGifu_v1.2 includes:
- the LOC130735358 gene encoding transcription factor MYB52-like; the protein is MVRSRSSSSNNERKQSCYRDHWRPLEDEKLRQLVNQHGAQNWNFISEHLEGRSGKSCRLRWYNQLNPNIIKFPFTDEEEEKLLSLNKVKGNQWASIARYFPGRTDNAVKNYFHGLMARRRKKERRTLFGDKFGHISRINFNSQNFKNTEIFYVPYNSQAPTTPLTLTSSSSTITSSKAHKDSSVSSCVGEKVKPFDLEKISNASPAFVGSWILGTYKSFTAPSLPSIGKVDPLPKFSYTNYGNRTEDSITCCNSCKHHEQEQTEPLNLNLKQKGVVSFIDFLGVGSSSSHDDSIRGP
- the LOC130737939 gene encoding exocyst complex component EXO70B1-like — protein: MENDKNLSENSDSFARKDEDTIAGDAPPVPEHADNVDAKSEGETEKPADADHVQGEPEEEATVEVPPETPPPSLEKVSEDIDLFLANNDNKSTEIPDFVDRFMDLAEEKVAKFESGGEAKLGENAEEDSVLFEAVNRISKLMKSVNAESQQPEEKEVKGENEETEEESEKKEIDEKKCSKKDLLVNRIGAIHQRVMSYLEEEFRLIMEECRKETKSEPGSGSNDPKGKNVAEPSDSEAVETVTDFPGFPEEAVTSLNKIAREMISGGYEAECCHVYAISRKLAFEESLRKFGYEKISADEVQKIQWETLEREIPTWINTFKECTAVWFPGERKLAESVFAENPDAAGSLYGSLSRSVAVQLLNFAESVAMTKRAGEKLFKLLDMYEALRDAIPKLENLFPEDIMDEVKAEMTLAKCRLGEAAVLIFCELENSIKSETGRTPVAGGAVHPLTRYIMNYLRLACEYKDTLEEVFKEHSKIERADSTSRPHYDEGDHQNENNQRHGEKEKASPFATQLMRVMELLDSNLEGKAKLYKEVALSCIFMMNNGRYIVQKIKGSAEIYQVMGETWTRKRSSELRTYHKNYQIETWSKILGCLSPKGLNDNGKVQKPMLKERFKTFNTLFEDIHKTQSTWVVSDEQLQSELRVSISSLVIPAYRSFLGRFSQYLDPGRQTEKYIKYQAEDIENYIDELFDGNPHHQGNSRKKA